Proteins co-encoded in one Coregonus clupeaformis isolate EN_2021a chromosome 5, ASM2061545v1, whole genome shotgun sequence genomic window:
- the LOC121565126 gene encoding A disintegrin and metalloproteinase with thrombospondin motifs 8 isoform X1 encodes MCSKRCFVLLVLCVIDKSLSKLFESEEIVPVRINGRSSRRFSKRSEEQPRFRLSAFGRDFTLNLSPDNSFLSPTLTIQRIKAKDIHTLRSASGAQGRYTSSDAETETDFHNLINKTEEMERDLRSCFYSGTVDSNQDSVVAVSICYGILGSFVTDGDEYLIEPKVLGSGRRERSTEQLHFIKRRSATEAPNNTQTVFDQLSEESRVKADKESFMHEEKDPERQLRGKRFVSAPRFIETLVVADMSMTHFYGDEIKHYILTLVSVAAQLYKHPSIKNSVHMVVVKMVVVEDEEVGPSLSNNGGVALRNFCAWQQQFNPASQRHPEHYDTALLFTREDICGHQSCDTLGVADVGTMCDPKRSCSVIEDNGLQAAFTAAHELGHVLSMPHDDSKNCERMFGNLGGHHMMAPLFVHLNKTFPWSPCSALYITEFFDNGHGDCLLDPPESILPLPSELPGTTYSLDHQCQQMFGEEFVHCPNTSDSDVCSQLWCREEGKPHCTTKNGSLHWADGTTCATKRSCLHGACMADHEVMQPKVVEDGGWGAWGPWQQCSRTCGGGVEFSYRECTDPVPQNGGKYCEGQRVQYQSCNTQACEDNDGKSFREEQCEKYNSFNYLDILGNMKQWIPKYTGVSPRDRCKLFCRAKGSSEFKVFEAKVVDGTTCGPDTTSVCVQGQCVKAGCDQEIGSNKRLDKCGLCGGNGLSCRKITGSYNKAIYGYSDIVTIPVGATNIDIKQRSHRNIKHDGNYLAIKQESGGYILNGNFSVSTVEQDIPVLGAVLKYSGSSTTLERIQSFRQLREAVTIQLLATAGEESPPKVKYTFFIPKDVSFTKSKERKASLHMIQAFGVPQWRLGEWSECSKSCGSGWSRRNVECRDNAGFHSNTCDKDLKPTDIRPCADLPCPIWQMGPWSSCSRTCGQGERRRSVVCIDYTGKTVESEMCDANKQPAPVSGECVYQEC; translated from the exons ATGTGTTCAAAACGGTGTTTCGTTTTACTAGTCCTGTGCGTAATCGACAAATCACTTTCGAAATTGTTTGAATCCGAGGAAATTGTACCTGTCAGGATAAATGGAAGAAGCAGCCGTCGTTTTTCGAAGCGAAGTGAAGAACAGCCGAGGTTTAGACTCAGTGCCTTTGGCCGAGATTTCACTTTGAATTTAAGCCCGGATAACAGTTTCTTATCTCCTACACTGACAATTCAACGCATCAAAGCAAAAGATATCCACACTTTACGCAGCGCCTCAGGTGCCCAAGGGAGATACACTTCATCTGATGCTGAAACTGAAACTGACTTTCACAACTTGATAAACAAGACTGAGGAAATGGAAAGAGATTTGAGAAGCTGTTTTTACTCGGGGACTGTGGACTCCAACCAAGATTCTGTTGTTGCGGTCAGTATCTGTTATGGCATCCTTGGATCGTTTGTTACAGACGGGGATGAGTATTTAATTGAGCCCAAAGTGCTCGgctcagggagaagggagaggtccACTGAACAGTTACATTTTATCAAAAGAAGGTCAGCCACAGAAGCACCAAATAACACTCAAACTGTCTTTGATCAACTGAGTGAGGAGAGTCGTGTAAAAGCAGACAAGGAAAGTTTTATGCATGAGGAAAAAGATCCTGAGAGACAATTACGAGGGAAACGCTTTGTATCAGCACCACGATTTATTGAAACGCTGGTGGTTGCAGACATGTCGATGACACATTTCTATGGAGATGAGATAAAG CACTATATCCTTACCTTGGTCTCTGTGGCTGCCCAGCTTTACAAACATCCCAGTATCAAGAACTCTGTCCACATGGTGGTGGTGAAAATGGTGGTGGTGGAAGACGAGGAGGTTGGACCGTCACTCTCCAATAACGGAGGAGTCGCTCTGCGGAATTTCTGTGCCTGGCAACAGCAGTTCAACCCGGCCAGCCAGAGGCATCCTGAGCACTATGACACTGCTCTACTTTTCACCCGAGAG GATATTTGTGGACATCAGAGTTGTGACACCCTAGGGGTTGCTGATGTGGGAACCATGTGTGATCCAAAAAGGAGTTGCTCTGTCATTGAGGACAATGGACTTCAAGCAGCCTTCACTGCTGCCCATGAACTTG GCCATGTGCTGAGTATGCCACACGACGACTCCAAGAATTGCGAGAGGATGTTTGGGAATCTAGGCGGCCATCACATGATGGCCCCTCTGTTCGTTCACCTCAACAAGACTTTCCCCTGGTCCCCTTGCAGTGCTCTCTACATCACAGAGTTCTTTGACAATGGACACG GGGACTGCCTCTTGGATCCACCGGAGAGCATCTTACCGTTACCCAGTGAACTCCCAGGCACCACATACAGCCTCGACCACCAGTGCCAGCAGATGTTTGGGGAGGAGTTTGTGCACTGCCCCAACACCTCTGACAGTGACGTCTGCAGCCAGCTGTGGTGCAGGGAGGAAGGAAAGCCCCACTGCACTACCAAAAACGGCAGCCTCCACTGGGCGGATGGCACCACATGCGCCACCAAAAGGAGCTGTCTGCACGGTGCATGCATGGCAGACCACGAGGTCATGCAGCCAAAG GTGGTTGAGGATGGCGGCTGGGGCGCGTGGGGACCATGGCAACAGTGCTCCAGGACATGTGGAGGGGGTGTGGAGTTCTCCTACAGGGAGTGCACAGATCCCGTGCCCCAGAACGGCGGCAAGTATTGCGAGGGCCAGAGAGTCCAGTACCAGTCCTGCAACACCCAGGCGTGTGAGGATAATGATG GGAAGAGTTTTAGAGAGGAGCAGTGTGAGAAGTACAACAGCTTCAACTATCTGGATATTCTTGGGAACATGAAGCAATGGATTCCAAAGTACACTGGTGTGTCGCCCCGGGACAGGTGTAAACTCTTCTGCCGGGCTAAAGGCAGCAGTGAATTCAAAGTCTTTGAAGCCAAG GTTGTCGATGGCACCACATGTGGTCCCGACACTACGTCTGTCTGTGTACAAGGCCAATGTGTCAAGGCGGGCTGTGACCAAGAGATCGGCTCCAACAAGAGGCTTGACAAGTGTGGCTTGTGTGGTGGGAATGGCCTCAGTTGCAGGAAGATCACTGGTTCATACAACAAAGCCAT TTACGGATATAGCGACATTGTGACCATTCCTGTCGGGGCTACCAATATTGACATCAAACAGCGCAGCCATAGAAACATCAAACACGATGGAAACTACCTGGCGATCAAGCAAGAGAGCGGTGGCTACATACTGAATGGTAACTTCTCTGTGTCCACAGTGGAGCAGGATATCCCTGTTCTTGGGGCTGTGCTGAAGTACAGTGGCTCGTCCACCACCTTGGAGAGAATCCAGAGCTTCAGACAACTGAGGGAGGCTGTCACCATCCAGTTGCTGGCCACTGCTGGGGAGGAATCTCCACCCAAGGTCAAATACACATTCTTTATCCCCAAAGATGTGTCTTTCACTAAATCCAAAGAGAGAAAGGCTTCGTTGCATATGATCCAGGCTTTCGGTGTGCCCCAGTGGCGTTTGGGCGAATGGTCAGAGTGCTCCAAGAGTTGCGGCTCTGGGTGGTCCCGAAGGAACGTCGAATGCAGAGACAATGCTGGTTTCCATTCCAATACCTGCGATAAGGACCTGAAACCGACCGATATCAGACCCTGTGCTGATCTGCCGTGCCCCATCTGGCAAATGGGGCCTTGGTCGTCCTGTTCACGAACTTGTGGCCAGGGGGAACGCCGACGCAGTGTTGTCTGTATAGACTACACCGGCAAGACTGTCGAGTCGGAGATGTGTGACGCCAACAAGCAACCTGCGCCAGTGTCGGGAGAGTGTGTTTACCAAGAGTGCTAG
- the LOC121565126 gene encoding A disintegrin and metalloproteinase with thrombospondin motifs 8 isoform X2, whose translation MCSKRCFVLLVLCVIDKSLSKLFESEEIVPVRINGRSSRRFSKRSEEQPRFRLSAFGRDFTLNLSPDNSFLSPTLTIQRIKAKDIHTLRSASGAQGRYTSSDAETETDFHNLINKTEEMERDLRSCFYSGTVDSNQDSVVAHYILTLVSVAAQLYKHPSIKNSVHMVVVKMVVVEDEEVGPSLSNNGGVALRNFCAWQQQFNPASQRHPEHYDTALLFTREDICGHQSCDTLGVADVGTMCDPKRSCSVIEDNGLQAAFTAAHELGHVLSMPHDDSKNCERMFGNLGGHHMMAPLFVHLNKTFPWSPCSALYITEFFDNGHGDCLLDPPESILPLPSELPGTTYSLDHQCQQMFGEEFVHCPNTSDSDVCSQLWCREEGKPHCTTKNGSLHWADGTTCATKRSCLHGACMADHEVMQPKVVEDGGWGAWGPWQQCSRTCGGGVEFSYRECTDPVPQNGGKYCEGQRVQYQSCNTQACEDNDGKSFREEQCEKYNSFNYLDILGNMKQWIPKYTGVSPRDRCKLFCRAKGSSEFKVFEAKVVDGTTCGPDTTSVCVQGQCVKAGCDQEIGSNKRLDKCGLCGGNGLSCRKITGSYNKAIYGYSDIVTIPVGATNIDIKQRSHRNIKHDGNYLAIKQESGGYILNGNFSVSTVEQDIPVLGAVLKYSGSSTTLERIQSFRQLREAVTIQLLATAGEESPPKVKYTFFIPKDVSFTKSKERKASLHMIQAFGVPQWRLGEWSECSKSCGSGWSRRNVECRDNAGFHSNTCDKDLKPTDIRPCADLPCPIWQMGPWSSCSRTCGQGERRRSVVCIDYTGKTVESEMCDANKQPAPVSGECVYQEC comes from the exons ATGTGTTCAAAACGGTGTTTCGTTTTACTAGTCCTGTGCGTAATCGACAAATCACTTTCGAAATTGTTTGAATCCGAGGAAATTGTACCTGTCAGGATAAATGGAAGAAGCAGCCGTCGTTTTTCGAAGCGAAGTGAAGAACAGCCGAGGTTTAGACTCAGTGCCTTTGGCCGAGATTTCACTTTGAATTTAAGCCCGGATAACAGTTTCTTATCTCCTACACTGACAATTCAACGCATCAAAGCAAAAGATATCCACACTTTACGCAGCGCCTCAGGTGCCCAAGGGAGATACACTTCATCTGATGCTGAAACTGAAACTGACTTTCACAACTTGATAAACAAGACTGAGGAAATGGAAAGAGATTTGAGAAGCTGTTTTTACTCGGGGACTGTGGACTCCAACCAAGATTCTGTTGTTGCG CACTATATCCTTACCTTGGTCTCTGTGGCTGCCCAGCTTTACAAACATCCCAGTATCAAGAACTCTGTCCACATGGTGGTGGTGAAAATGGTGGTGGTGGAAGACGAGGAGGTTGGACCGTCACTCTCCAATAACGGAGGAGTCGCTCTGCGGAATTTCTGTGCCTGGCAACAGCAGTTCAACCCGGCCAGCCAGAGGCATCCTGAGCACTATGACACTGCTCTACTTTTCACCCGAGAG GATATTTGTGGACATCAGAGTTGTGACACCCTAGGGGTTGCTGATGTGGGAACCATGTGTGATCCAAAAAGGAGTTGCTCTGTCATTGAGGACAATGGACTTCAAGCAGCCTTCACTGCTGCCCATGAACTTG GCCATGTGCTGAGTATGCCACACGACGACTCCAAGAATTGCGAGAGGATGTTTGGGAATCTAGGCGGCCATCACATGATGGCCCCTCTGTTCGTTCACCTCAACAAGACTTTCCCCTGGTCCCCTTGCAGTGCTCTCTACATCACAGAGTTCTTTGACAATGGACACG GGGACTGCCTCTTGGATCCACCGGAGAGCATCTTACCGTTACCCAGTGAACTCCCAGGCACCACATACAGCCTCGACCACCAGTGCCAGCAGATGTTTGGGGAGGAGTTTGTGCACTGCCCCAACACCTCTGACAGTGACGTCTGCAGCCAGCTGTGGTGCAGGGAGGAAGGAAAGCCCCACTGCACTACCAAAAACGGCAGCCTCCACTGGGCGGATGGCACCACATGCGCCACCAAAAGGAGCTGTCTGCACGGTGCATGCATGGCAGACCACGAGGTCATGCAGCCAAAG GTGGTTGAGGATGGCGGCTGGGGCGCGTGGGGACCATGGCAACAGTGCTCCAGGACATGTGGAGGGGGTGTGGAGTTCTCCTACAGGGAGTGCACAGATCCCGTGCCCCAGAACGGCGGCAAGTATTGCGAGGGCCAGAGAGTCCAGTACCAGTCCTGCAACACCCAGGCGTGTGAGGATAATGATG GGAAGAGTTTTAGAGAGGAGCAGTGTGAGAAGTACAACAGCTTCAACTATCTGGATATTCTTGGGAACATGAAGCAATGGATTCCAAAGTACACTGGTGTGTCGCCCCGGGACAGGTGTAAACTCTTCTGCCGGGCTAAAGGCAGCAGTGAATTCAAAGTCTTTGAAGCCAAG GTTGTCGATGGCACCACATGTGGTCCCGACACTACGTCTGTCTGTGTACAAGGCCAATGTGTCAAGGCGGGCTGTGACCAAGAGATCGGCTCCAACAAGAGGCTTGACAAGTGTGGCTTGTGTGGTGGGAATGGCCTCAGTTGCAGGAAGATCACTGGTTCATACAACAAAGCCAT TTACGGATATAGCGACATTGTGACCATTCCTGTCGGGGCTACCAATATTGACATCAAACAGCGCAGCCATAGAAACATCAAACACGATGGAAACTACCTGGCGATCAAGCAAGAGAGCGGTGGCTACATACTGAATGGTAACTTCTCTGTGTCCACAGTGGAGCAGGATATCCCTGTTCTTGGGGCTGTGCTGAAGTACAGTGGCTCGTCCACCACCTTGGAGAGAATCCAGAGCTTCAGACAACTGAGGGAGGCTGTCACCATCCAGTTGCTGGCCACTGCTGGGGAGGAATCTCCACCCAAGGTCAAATACACATTCTTTATCCCCAAAGATGTGTCTTTCACTAAATCCAAAGAGAGAAAGGCTTCGTTGCATATGATCCAGGCTTTCGGTGTGCCCCAGTGGCGTTTGGGCGAATGGTCAGAGTGCTCCAAGAGTTGCGGCTCTGGGTGGTCCCGAAGGAACGTCGAATGCAGAGACAATGCTGGTTTCCATTCCAATACCTGCGATAAGGACCTGAAACCGACCGATATCAGACCCTGTGCTGATCTGCCGTGCCCCATCTGGCAAATGGGGCCTTGGTCGTCCTGTTCACGAACTTGTGGCCAGGGGGAACGCCGACGCAGTGTTGTCTGTATAGACTACACCGGCAAGACTGTCGAGTCGGAGATGTGTGACGCCAACAAGCAACCTGCGCCAGTGTCGGGAGAGTGTGTTTACCAAGAGTGCTAG